From Peromyscus eremicus chromosome 3, PerEre_H2_v1, whole genome shotgun sequence, one genomic window encodes:
- the LOC131905684 gene encoding very-long-chain (3R)-3-hydroxyacyl-CoA dehydratase 2-like gives MSRVFLIWAVKHSVKEVQNEDSVFLFVIAWTITEIIRYSFYTVSLLNHLPYIIKWARYTLFIVLYPMGVTGELLTIYAALPFVRQAGLYSISLPNKYNFSFDYYAFLTLVMISYIPLFPQLYFHTIHQRRKVLSRTEEHEKFD, from the coding sequence ATGTCAAGAGTTTTTCTAATATGGGCAGTAAAACATAGTGTCAAAGAGGTGCAGAATGAAGACAGTGTCTTTCTGTTTGTTATTGCCTGGACAATCACGGAAATTATCCGTTACTCCTTTTATACAGTCAGTCTATTAAACCATTTGCCTTACATCATCAAATGGGCCAGGTACACGCTTTTCATCGTGCTGTACCCAATGGGAGTGACAGGAGAATTGCTTACAATATATGCAGCTCTGCCCTTTGTCCGACAGGCTGGCCTGTACTCCATCAGCTTACCTAACAAGTACAACTTCTCCTTTGACTACTATGCATTCCTGACTCTGGTAATGATCTCCTACATTCCACTATTCCCCCAGCTCTACTTCCACACGATCCACCAGAGAAGAAAGGTCCTTTCCCGCACTGAAGAACACGAGAAGTTTGACTAA